From Panicum hallii strain FIL2 chromosome 2, PHallii_v3.1, whole genome shotgun sequence, a single genomic window includes:
- the LOC112880192 gene encoding cysteine-rich receptor-like protein kinase 6 produces the protein MAAVVSERLVLLLLAVASLSLLAPPAAAQTPWQVCGNSGNYTANSTYQRNLARLAAALPRNASASPALFAKGSVGSVPDIAYALALCRGDGANATACSACVATAFQDAQQLCAFGKDATVYYDACYLRFSNRNFLDDTASNNNELILMNTQNVSSPVEAFDAAVRVLLNATGDYAAANSTRLFATGEEAFDAANPTIYGLAQCTPDMSPADCRSCLGDVFGFIPQYLSGRQGGRVLGVRCNFRYEVYPFFTGGPSLRLSAPSSPPPALPPAPVNVTPAATPPGRSKNKTGIAVAIALPIVAAVLAISTVCFCFLWRRGPAEEQAPSYSTNAGDIESIDSLLLDISTLRSATDNFAEGNRLGEGGFGAVYKGVVPDGQEIAVKRLSQSSGQGIQELKNELVLVAKLQHKNLVRLVGVCLQEHEKLLVYEYMPNRSIDTILFDPEKSKELDWGKRVKIINGVARGLQYLHEDSQLKIIHRDLKASNVLLDFDYTPKISDFGLARLFGGDQSREVTNRVVGTYGYMAPEYAMRGHYSIKSDVFSFGVLILEILTGRRSSGSFNIEQSVDLLSLVWEHWTMGTIVEIMDPSLRGKAPAEQMLKCVHIGLLCLQDNPVDRPMMSTVNVMLSSGTVSLQAPLKPVFFIPKSGYYSTVYSESYPTGSQSTGNVVSGAMSPNEVSITELEPR, from the exons ATGGCCGCGGTAGTCTCCGAgcgcctcgtcctcctcctcctggccGTCGCCTCCCTGTCCCTcctcgcgccgccggccgccgcgcagaCCCCGTGGCAGGTCTGCGGGAACAGCGGCAACTACACGGCCAACAGCACGTACCAGCGCAACCTCGCGCGCCTCGCCGCGGCGCTCCCCAGGAACGCCTCCGCGTCGCCGGCGCTCTTCGCCAAGGGCAGCGTGGGGTCCGTCCCGGACATCGCCTACGCGCTTGCGCTCTGCCGCGGGGACGGCGCCAACGCCACGGCCTGCTCCGCCTGCGTCGCCACGGCGTTCCAGGACGCGCAGCAGCTCTGCGCCTTCGGCAAGGACGCCACCGTCTACTACGACGCCTGCTACCTCCGCTTCTCCAACAGGAACTTCCTCGACGACACCGCCAGCAACAACAACGAGCTCATCCTCATGAACACGCAGAACGTGAGCTCGCCGGTCGAGGCGTTCGACGCGGCCGTCCGCGTGCTCCTCAACGCCACGGGCGACTACGCGGCGGCGAACTCCACCAGGCTGTTCGCCACGGGGGAGGAGGCGTTCGATGCCGCCAACCCCACCATCTACGGCCTCGCGCAGTGCACGCCGGACATGTCGCCGGCCGATTGCCGGAGCTGCCTTGGGGATGTTTTTGGATTCATACCGCAGTACCTCAGCGGGAGGCAGGGCGGCAGAGTTCTCGGGGTCCGCTGCAATTTCAGGTACGAGGTTTATCCTTTCTTCACCGGCGGCCCGTCGCTGCGGCTGTCGGcaccgtcgtcgccgccgccggcgctgccTCCTGCGCCAGTTAACGTGACGCCGGCGGCAACCCCTCCAG GAAGAAGCAAAAACAAAACGGGAATTGCAGTAGCAATCGCATTGCCAATAGTTGCTGCGGTGCTAGCTATCAGTACGGTTTGTTTCTGTTTCCTGTGGAGGAGAGGACCAGCAGAAGAGCAGGCACCATCTT ATTCAACTAATGCTGGGGATATCGAAAGCATCGATTCACTTCTTCTCGACATATCAACTTTACGCTCTGCGACTGATAACTTTGCTGAGGGCAATAGGCTTGGTGAAGGAGGTTTTGGTGCTGTCTATAAG GGTGTCGTTCCTGATGGCCAAGAAATTGCAGTGAAGAGGCTCTCACAGAGTTCAGGCCAAGGAATACAAGAGCTGAAAAATGAGCTTGTTCTGGTTGCCAAGCTTCAACACAAGAATCTTGTTAGGCTTGTTGGTGTTTGCTTGCAAGAACATGAGAAACTGCTTGTGTATGAATACATGCCCAATAGAAGCATCGACACCATTCTTTTCG ATCCTGAGAAAAGCAAGGAGCTAGACTGGGGAAAGAGAGTCAAGATAATAAATGGAGTTGCTCGAGGATTACAATATCTACATGAAGATTCTCAGTTGAAGATCATTCACCGAGATCTGAAAGCAAGCAATGTCCTTTTAGACTTTGATTATACTCCTAAAATTTCGGATTTTGGTTTGGCTAGACTATTTGGTGGAGACCAATCACGGGAAGTCACAAATCGTGTTGTCGGGACATA TGGGTATATGGCACCAGAATATGCCATGCGTGGACATTATTCTATAAAGTCAGATGTCTTCAGCTTCGGTGTCTTGATTCTAGAAATTTTAaccggaagaagaagcagcggCTCCTTCAACATCGAGCAATCTGTTGATCTCTTAAGTCTT GTTTGGGAGCACTGGACCATGGGAACAATAGTAGAGATCATGGATCCATCACTGAGAGGCAAAGCTCCTGCAGAACAAATGCTGAAGTGTGTCCACATCGGGCTACTATGTCTTCAGGATAACCCGGTTGACAGACCGATGATGTCGACAGTAAACGTCATGCTCAGCAGCGGCACTGTCTCTCTCCAGGCTCCATTGAAGCCAGTATTTTTCATTCCCAAGAGCGGTTACTACTCAACTGTTTATTCAGAATCATATCCGACAGGCTCCCAGTCCACCGGCAACGTTGTATCAGGGGCGATGTCACCGAATGAAGTGTCAATTACAGAACTGGAACCAAGATGA